The Peribacillus sp. FSL E2-0218 genome contains a region encoding:
- a CDS encoding alpha-L-glutamate ligase yields the protein MSKVYIIHENEEWTAHLTKRMNELELPYEEWHLDQGVVDLTEEPPEGVFYSRMSASSHTRGHRFAPEMTEAVLAWLEQHDRTVFNGSRALRLEVSKVNQYTALTKAGIKTPKTIAAVGKENIIKAAEKLNVASFITKHNRAGKGLGVQLFQSVEALKQYVDGPEFDEPVDGITLIQEYIKAPEPFITRCEFVGGKFIYAVEVDTSEGFELCPADACQIGDLFCPIGEEVEEKPKFQIVKGFHDPIIEKYEAFLKENGISIAGIEFIRNGAGEIYTYDINTNTNYNKDAEEAAGQYGMLELAKFLGSELAKEKLVQMK from the coding sequence ATGAGCAAAGTGTATATCATTCATGAAAACGAGGAATGGACGGCCCATTTAACCAAAAGAATGAATGAGTTGGAGCTTCCCTATGAAGAATGGCATCTTGATCAAGGTGTGGTCGATTTAACGGAGGAGCCGCCAGAGGGCGTTTTTTATAGCCGTATGAGTGCAAGCTCACATACTCGCGGGCATCGATTTGCGCCTGAAATGACGGAAGCCGTGCTAGCGTGGCTTGAACAGCATGATCGTACGGTCTTCAATGGGTCACGGGCGCTGCGGTTGGAGGTCAGCAAAGTCAATCAATATACGGCACTGACAAAGGCCGGAATTAAGACACCGAAAACGATTGCAGCTGTAGGCAAGGAAAATATCATCAAGGCAGCAGAGAAATTAAATGTCGCTTCGTTCATCACGAAACATAACCGTGCAGGTAAAGGACTCGGTGTTCAATTATTTCAATCAGTAGAAGCGTTGAAACAATATGTGGATGGTCCGGAATTCGATGAGCCAGTTGATGGGATTACATTAATTCAGGAATACATAAAAGCGCCGGAGCCATTCATCACTCGTTGTGAATTCGTGGGTGGCAAGTTCATCTATGCGGTAGAGGTCGATACATCCGAAGGTTTCGAGCTTTGTCCGGCAGATGCATGCCAAATCGGTGACTTATTCTGCCCGATCGGTGAAGAGGTGGAAGAAAAACCAAAATTTCAAATTGTGAAAGGCTTTCATGATCCGATCATTGAAAAATATGAAGCATTTTTAAAAGAGAATGGAATTTCGATCGCAGGAATCGAATTCATTCGTAACGGCGCTGGCGAAATCTACACGTATGACATCAATACCAATACGAATTATAACAAGGACGCCGAGGAAGCAGCGGGCCAATACGGCATGCTTGAATTGGCGAAGTTCCTGGGATCTGAATTGGCGAAAGAAAAACTTGTGCAAATGAAATGA
- a CDS encoding ABC-F family ATP-binding cassette domain-containing protein, protein MSLLSIDKLAHSFGDRTLFKDVSFRLMAGEHVGLVGANGVGKSTMMNIITGQLIHDEGRVEWTPGVEYGYLDQHTILEKGKSIRDVLRDAYLPLFEQEKALNEVTEKMGTASPEELEELLEQMGEIQDKLEAGGFYNLDIKIEEAARGLGLDAIGLDRDVSALSGGQRTKVLLAKLLLEQPEVLLLDEPTNYLDVEHIRWLSSYLKEYPHAFLLISHDTEFMNGVVDVIFHLEFSKLTRYTATYEKFLELAELNKNQHINAYEKQREFIKKQEDFIAKNKARYSTTGRAKSRQKQLNRMERIDRPETAMKPTFDFKESRASSRYVFEGEDLEIGYDRPLLPKLSMTIERGEKIAVVGCNGVGKSTLLKTILGKIDPLGGKRSLGDFLFSSYFEQEVKAGNTTPIDEVWNAFPHLDQPQVRAILARVGLKNEHITRPMSHLSGGEQAKVRLCKLMLTESNWLLFDEPTNHLDVVAKEELKRALKEYKGTILLVCHEPDFYEDWVTKVWDVEEWSSNN, encoded by the coding sequence ATGAGCTTACTTTCTATAGATAAATTAGCACATAGCTTTGGCGATCGCACCTTATTCAAGGATGTTTCCTTCCGCCTGATGGCCGGAGAACATGTAGGGCTGGTCGGGGCAAATGGTGTCGGAAAATCAACGATGATGAATATCATCACAGGGCAGCTTATCCATGATGAAGGCCGGGTCGAATGGACTCCCGGCGTCGAATATGGCTACCTTGACCAACATACGATCCTTGAGAAAGGAAAATCGATTCGCGATGTCCTAAGGGATGCCTACTTACCACTATTCGAGCAGGAGAAGGCACTTAATGAGGTAACGGAAAAAATGGGTACGGCCTCTCCCGAAGAGCTTGAAGAGCTTTTGGAGCAAATGGGTGAAATTCAGGACAAGCTTGAAGCGGGCGGCTTTTACAATCTCGATATTAAAATTGAAGAAGCGGCACGCGGACTGGGCTTGGATGCAATCGGGCTGGATCGCGATGTTTCGGCGCTGAGCGGCGGACAACGGACCAAGGTTTTACTGGCCAAGTTACTTCTGGAACAGCCTGAAGTACTGCTCCTTGATGAACCGACGAACTACTTGGATGTCGAGCATATCCGCTGGCTGAGCAGCTACTTAAAGGAATATCCGCATGCCTTTCTCTTGATTTCTCATGATACCGAGTTCATGAACGGTGTCGTTGACGTCATTTTCCACCTGGAATTCTCGAAGCTGACCCGTTATACGGCCACTTACGAAAAGTTCCTTGAGCTTGCTGAATTGAATAAGAACCAACATATCAACGCATACGAAAAACAGCGTGAATTCATTAAAAAGCAGGAAGATTTCATTGCGAAAAACAAAGCCCGCTACTCAACGACAGGCCGGGCAAAAAGCCGTCAAAAGCAATTGAATCGCATGGAGCGGATCGACCGTCCGGAAACGGCCATGAAACCGACCTTCGATTTCAAGGAATCACGTGCAAGCAGCCGTTATGTATTTGAAGGGGAAGACCTTGAAATCGGTTATGACCGTCCATTGCTTCCGAAGCTGTCGATGACCATCGAACGGGGAGAGAAAATCGCCGTGGTCGGCTGTAACGGAGTCGGGAAATCGACGCTGTTAAAAACGATTTTAGGTAAAATCGATCCTCTTGGCGGAAAAAGATCACTTGGCGACTTCCTCTTTTCTTCATATTTCGAGCAGGAAGTGAAGGCAGGAAATACGACACCTATCGATGAGGTCTGGAATGCCTTCCCGCATCTTGACCAACCGCAGGTTCGTGCAATCCTTGCCCGTGTCGGTTTGAAAAACGAGCATATTACACGCCCAATGAGCCATCTAAGCGGTGGCGAGCAAGCCAAAGTAAGGTTGTGCAAGCTTATGCTTACCGAAAGCAACTGGCTATTGTTCGATGAACCGACGAACCATTTGGATGTCGTTGCCAAAGAAGAACTGAAGCGTGCATTGAAAGAGTATAAAGGGACGATTCTCCTCGTATGCCATGAACCTGATTTCTATGAAGATTGGGTGACGAAGGTATGGGATGTTGAAGAGTGGTCGAGCAATAATTGA
- a CDS encoding DEAD/DEAH box helicase produces MKNFIDLGVSPAINTILKQIGIATPTPIQEKAIPDILAGRDVIGKAQTGTGKTLAFLLPILEKVDPAASHIQSLIVTPTRELALQITAELKKFANEIEELQVLAVYGGQDVEQQMKKLTRNISVVVATPGRLLDHLRRGTIDLSETRTLVLDEADQMLHIGFLPEVEEIMGQLPEQRQTLLFSATMPEQVHQLAKRYMERPLTAAVKAEQVTVEQIRQLVIETTDRAKQSSLMNMLKEEQPYLAIIFCRTKRRVSVLNDALKAAGFNSEELHGDLSQAKRERVMKNFRDAKLQYLVATDVAARGLDVEGVTHVFNYDVPEDAESYIHRIGRTGRAGENGLAVTFIATKDLQLLSEVEKGISMKIERRTIEGVKMFQPDEVAHKKKRYEDSAEDGARRPRTGGGRRHRERIDTRGPNRGSHRSVNQADNRELDKEKPRGGRPEREDSRGRRPEKGKAQTRENPRDSRQEGRGSKGARAQGPSSRRGGSGSSSNRGRNR; encoded by the coding sequence GCGATACCTGATATCCTGGCTGGAAGGGATGTCATCGGGAAGGCGCAGACAGGGACGGGGAAAACCCTGGCATTCTTGCTGCCAATCCTGGAAAAAGTCGATCCCGCGGCCTCCCACATCCAATCGCTGATCGTCACGCCGACAAGGGAGTTGGCTTTGCAAATCACTGCGGAATTGAAAAAATTCGCCAATGAAATCGAGGAGCTTCAAGTGCTTGCCGTTTATGGCGGACAAGATGTCGAGCAGCAAATGAAGAAGCTGACAAGGAATATATCGGTGGTCGTCGCCACACCTGGCAGGCTATTGGACCATTTACGAAGGGGAACCATCGACCTTTCCGAAACGCGGACGCTCGTGCTCGATGAAGCTGATCAAATGCTCCATATTGGCTTCTTACCTGAGGTGGAGGAGATCATGGGGCAGCTTCCCGAGCAACGCCAAACTCTGCTGTTTTCGGCCACGATGCCTGAACAAGTGCATCAGCTGGCTAAACGGTACATGGAAAGACCGTTGACGGCCGCTGTAAAGGCAGAGCAGGTGACGGTCGAGCAAATCAGGCAGCTTGTCATCGAGACGACCGACCGTGCCAAGCAGTCATCATTGATGAACATGCTTAAGGAAGAACAGCCATATCTGGCCATTATATTTTGCCGCACGAAACGCCGTGTTTCCGTATTGAATGATGCCCTAAAGGCCGCTGGCTTCAATTCCGAAGAACTGCACGGCGACCTCTCACAGGCCAAGCGTGAACGTGTCATGAAAAACTTCAGGGATGCAAAGCTGCAATACTTGGTTGCCACCGACGTTGCGGCACGGGGGCTCGATGTAGAAGGCGTGACGCATGTATTTAATTATGATGTCCCAGAAGATGCGGAAAGTTACATCCATCGAATTGGCCGTACAGGCCGGGCGGGCGAGAATGGCCTTGCTGTAACCTTCATCGCGACGAAGGATCTTCAGCTTTTAAGTGAAGTGGAAAAAGGGATTTCCATGAAAATCGAAAGAAGGACGATTGAAGGCGTGAAAATGTTCCAGCCTGATGAAGTGGCACATAAAAAGAAGCGTTATGAAGATTCCGCTGAAGACGGTGCCCGCCGGCCGCGTACTGGCGGGGGAAGACGCCATCGGGAGCGAATAGATACAAGAGGGCCGAACAGGGGCAGCCACCGTTCCGTGAACCAGGCGGACAATCGGGAATTGGACAAGGAGAAACCACGCGGTGGCCGGCCTGAGCGTGAGGATTCACGGGGGAGGCGCCCTGAAAAAGGTAAGGCACAAACTCGCGAAAATCCACGAGACAGCCGCCAAGAAGGACGCGGTTCCAAAGGGGCGCGTGCACAAGGACCAAGCAGCCGAAGGGGCGGTTCCGGCAGCAGCTCCAACAGAGGGAGAAACCGGTAA
- a CDS encoding class I SAM-dependent methyltransferase — MKASYYHTITLMGEMLDEADIPYQFTGRSALFVQGVDVDVEGIDLDVQWDVFQEALSHFGAYSPTSPERNPERASFTMEVEGVSVKVGCRYNTTIKTDPYRLSISLGGAAVWCRSLYSYFYDDEMKRYSAEIHAYLSAEQQGFTAENEQAWNQNNYLALVNRYGEPVEIAAKIKQNPKWRLHPFYKYIGEAKDKKITHLMGSNGVKAVALAILGASVKVVDFSRENAAFAMELASGAGVTIDYIVSDVLSLPEEHASGNQDVVLMELGVLHYLIDLQPLFTKIKEMLKPGGQFILHEFHPISTKLITSNGKKHKVAGNYFAPEIENNEVAFSKHMPDEEKGGLSKVVQRKWTIGELITAIGQSGLVIKVLEEEPNHKIHDIGIPKTYTLVAERV; from the coding sequence ATGAAGGCAAGCTATTATCATACAATCACATTAATGGGGGAAATGCTGGACGAGGCCGATATTCCTTATCAATTTACAGGCCGTTCAGCCCTATTTGTCCAAGGAGTGGATGTCGATGTCGAGGGCATCGACCTGGACGTGCAATGGGACGTGTTCCAAGAGGCCTTGTCCCATTTCGGCGCATACTCCCCGACAAGTCCTGAAAGAAATCCTGAGCGTGCCTCCTTTACAATGGAAGTTGAGGGTGTTTCCGTCAAAGTTGGCTGCAGGTATAACACGACCATAAAAACCGACCCCTACCGCTTATCGATATCGCTTGGGGGGGCAGCTGTCTGGTGCCGGTCGCTGTACAGTTATTTCTATGATGATGAAATGAAAAGATACAGTGCCGAGATCCATGCTTACCTATCTGCCGAGCAGCAGGGTTTCACAGCCGAAAATGAACAGGCATGGAATCAGAATAATTATTTGGCGCTGGTCAATCGGTATGGCGAGCCTGTCGAAATCGCTGCTAAAATCAAGCAAAATCCAAAATGGCGTTTGCATCCATTTTATAAATATATAGGCGAGGCCAAGGATAAAAAAATCACACATTTGATGGGATCGAACGGTGTTAAAGCGGTGGCCTTGGCGATATTGGGTGCCTCCGTGAAGGTCGTCGACTTTTCCAGGGAAAACGCGGCCTTTGCTATGGAGCTCGCAAGCGGCGCCGGTGTCACCATCGATTATATCGTTTCCGACGTCCTTTCCTTGCCGGAAGAGCATGCATCAGGGAATCAGGATGTGGTATTGATGGAGCTGGGCGTGCTGCACTATTTGATTGATCTGCAGCCATTATTTACAAAAATCAAAGAGATGCTGAAACCGGGAGGCCAATTCATCCTCCATGAATTTCATCCGATTTCAACCAAACTGATTACCTCCAATGGTAAGAAACATAAGGTTGCAGGCAACTATTTCGCCCCGGAAATCGAAAACAACGAAGTCGCTTTTTCCAAGCATATGCCGGATGAAGAAAAAGGGGGCCTTTCAAAGGTTGTCCAGCGTAAATGGACAATCGGCGAGCTTATCACGGCAATAGGTCAATCAGGTCTTGTCATTAAAGTGCTCGAGGAAGAACCGAATCATAAAATTCACGATATCGGCATTCCAAAGACCTATACATTGGTGGCTGAACGGGTATAA
- a CDS encoding phosphotransferase, with the protein MEKPWVAEYPVSLELAGKLIMQQFPEIEWKEIKQLGEGFDNTVMQINGEFVFRFPRRPLAVTLIQVENHLLPSIAGTLPLTIPEPIFFGEPSAIYPYPFTGYKMVKGHLPAEGSVANEVESAKRLAGFLKILHSFPLGKARQSGVEPDGLRRLDAAFRRESLFAHVATLEKLGYMERARSVTCFVERLGDMDVPRPSTLVHGDIHVRNVLLDDDGILAGILDWGDVHIGSPAIDIAFLYSYFPRNARQAFFEVYGNIDKETERLARFRAVYMLVTLLVYGIDREDEKLVAITEKGLALAIEE; encoded by the coding sequence GTGGAAAAGCCTTGGGTGGCAGAATATCCAGTTTCGCTGGAGCTGGCAGGGAAATTGATCATGCAGCAGTTTCCGGAAATTGAATGGAAAGAAATCAAGCAGCTAGGGGAAGGGTTCGATAACACCGTCATGCAAATCAATGGTGAATTTGTATTCCGTTTCCCGCGCCGTCCGCTTGCCGTTACGTTGATTCAGGTGGAGAATCACCTTTTGCCTTCCATTGCCGGAACTTTACCGCTCACTATCCCTGAACCGATCTTTTTTGGGGAGCCTAGTGCCATCTATCCGTATCCCTTTACCGGCTATAAGATGGTAAAGGGACATCTGCCTGCAGAAGGATCTGTTGCAAATGAGGTTGAATCGGCAAAAAGATTGGCCGGTTTCCTGAAGATCCTCCACAGCTTTCCGCTCGGTAAGGCCAGGCAGTCAGGTGTGGAGCCTGATGGGTTGAGAAGGCTCGATGCAGCCTTTCGCCGAGAATCGCTGTTTGCGCATGTCGCAACGCTGGAAAAGCTGGGATATATGGAACGGGCTCGTTCGGTTACATGCTTTGTTGAAAGGCTGGGCGACATGGACGTGCCGCGGCCCTCAACACTCGTTCATGGAGATATTCACGTCAGGAATGTCTTACTGGATGACGACGGCATTCTGGCTGGCATTCTTGATTGGGGAGATGTCCATATCGGAAGTCCAGCCATAGATATCGCCTTTTTATACAGTTATTTCCCAAGGAATGCGCGCCAAGCATTCTTTGAAGTTTATGGGAACATCGATAAGGAAACGGAGCGGTTAGCCCGCTTCAGAGCCGTCTATATGCTCGTTACATTGCTCGTCTATGGCATTGATCGCGAGGATGAAAAGCTGGTCGCGATCACGGAAAAAGGATTGGCATTGGCGATAGAAGAATAA
- a CDS encoding DNA topoisomerase III encodes MSKSVVIAEKPSVARDIANVLKCNKKGNGFLEGDKYIVTWALGHLVTLADPEAYDMKYKTWKLEDLPMLPESMKLVVMKQTGKQFNAVKTQLNRNDVNEIIVATDAGREGELVARWIIEKSKVNKPIKRLWISSVTDKAIKDGFNNLKPGKEYEDLYTSAVARSEADWYIGLNATRALTTKFNAQLNCGRVQTPTVAMVAAREEEIANFKPQTYYGIEAQTDGLKLTWQDENGNSRSFNKEKTDAIVKSLGSKDATVVSIDRKAKKTFAPGLYDLTELQRDGNKLFGYSAKETLNIMQKLYEHHKVLTYPRTDSRYISSDIVGTLPERLKACAIGEYRPLANKVLNKPIKTSKAFVDDSKVSDHHAIIPTEGYVNLSAFTDKERKIYDLVVKRFLAVLFPAFEYEQLTVQTKIGDQTFIARGKSVIHSGWKEVYANHFDDEESTEDVKEQLLPRMEKDDVLKTKLITQTSGQTKPPARFTEATLLSAMENPAKYMKTNDKKLADTLKSTGGLGTVATRADIIDKLFNSFLFEKRGGKEIHITSKGRQLLDLVPEKLKSPATTAEWEQKLELIAKGKLKKDVFINEMKNYTKEIVSAIKTSDKKYKHDNISTKSCPDCGKPMLEVNSKKGKMLVCQDRECGHKKNVARVTNARCPQCKKKMELRGEGDGQIFTCKCGYREKLSAFEARRKKETGGKVDKRSVQKYLKEQEKEAEPINNPFADLLKGMKFD; translated from the coding sequence AAGTATATCGTTACGTGGGCATTAGGTCATCTGGTTACTCTAGCAGATCCAGAGGCATATGATATGAAATATAAAACATGGAAGCTGGAAGACCTGCCTATGCTTCCTGAAAGCATGAAGCTAGTTGTCATGAAACAAACCGGAAAGCAATTCAATGCGGTTAAAACACAATTGAATCGCAATGATGTGAATGAAATAATCGTGGCGACTGATGCGGGGAGAGAAGGAGAATTAGTTGCACGATGGATCATCGAGAAATCAAAAGTGAATAAGCCCATCAAACGTCTCTGGATTTCTTCCGTAACGGATAAAGCAATTAAGGATGGATTCAATAACTTAAAGCCTGGTAAAGAGTATGAAGACTTATATACTTCTGCAGTAGCACGTTCGGAAGCGGATTGGTATATCGGTTTAAATGCAACCCGTGCCTTAACGACAAAATTCAATGCGCAATTAAACTGTGGACGCGTTCAGACACCGACGGTTGCAATGGTTGCAGCACGCGAAGAGGAAATTGCGAATTTCAAACCGCAAACCTATTATGGAATCGAAGCCCAAACGGATGGACTTAAGTTAACGTGGCAAGATGAAAATGGAAATAGCCGCAGCTTTAATAAAGAAAAGACCGATGCAATCGTGAAATCGCTTGGAAGTAAAGATGCGACTGTTGTTTCCATTGACCGCAAAGCAAAGAAAACATTCGCACCTGGTCTATATGATTTAACAGAGTTACAACGTGATGGGAATAAACTCTTTGGCTATTCTGCTAAAGAAACATTGAACATCATGCAAAAATTGTATGAGCATCACAAGGTCTTGACTTATCCGCGTACGGATTCACGATATATATCATCCGATATCGTCGGTACGCTTCCGGAGCGTTTAAAAGCCTGTGCCATAGGTGAATATCGTCCTCTTGCAAATAAGGTGTTGAATAAGCCTATTAAGACGTCAAAAGCATTTGTGGATGATAGTAAAGTCAGTGATCACCATGCCATTATTCCGACCGAGGGTTATGTGAATCTTTCAGCCTTCACTGACAAAGAACGCAAAATCTACGACCTTGTCGTGAAACGTTTCTTGGCAGTTTTATTCCCTGCGTTTGAATATGAGCAATTGACGGTGCAAACGAAAATTGGCGATCAAACGTTTATCGCTAGAGGAAAATCCGTGATTCATTCCGGCTGGAAAGAAGTTTATGCAAACCACTTTGATGATGAAGAATCAACAGAGGATGTAAAAGAGCAGCTATTGCCTCGTATGGAAAAAGACGATGTATTAAAGACAAAATTAATCACTCAAACGTCAGGCCAAACAAAGCCCCCTGCACGCTTTACGGAGGCGACTTTACTATCAGCAATGGAAAACCCTGCGAAATACATGAAAACAAACGATAAGAAGCTTGCAGACACGTTGAAATCAACGGGCGGACTTGGAACAGTCGCCACTCGTGCCGATATCATCGATAAGCTATTCAATTCGTTCTTATTCGAAAAACGCGGCGGCAAGGAAATCCATATCACATCCAAGGGACGTCAGCTTTTGGATTTAGTGCCAGAAAAGCTGAAATCTCCTGCGACAACAGCTGAATGGGAACAAAAGCTCGAGCTAATCGCAAAAGGGAAACTGAAAAAAGACGTGTTCATCAATGAAATGAAAAATTACACAAAAGAGATTGTCAGTGCAATCAAAACGAGTGACAAAAAATATAAACACGACAATATCTCAACGAAATCTTGTCCAGACTGTGGTAAGCCCATGCTTGAAGTGAATAGTAAAAAAGGTAAAATGCTCGTCTGCCAAGATCGTGAATGCGGCCATAAAAAGAACGTCGCCCGTGTAACGAATGCACGCTGCCCGCAATGTAAAAAGAAAATGGAATTGCGTGGTGAAGGCGACGGTCAAATCTTCACATGTAAATGCGGATATCGCGAAAAACTGTCTGCTTTTGAAGCAAGACGGAAGAAAGAAACTGGCGGAAAAGTGGATAAACGTTCCGTACAAAAGTACTTAAAAGAGCAGGAAAAAGAAGCGGAACCGATTAATAATCCATTTGCGGATTTATTAAAAGGGATGAAGTTTGATTAA